A DNA window from Carnobacterium funditum DSM 5970 contains the following coding sequences:
- a CDS encoding glucose-6-phosphate isomerase translates to MGHIKFDYSKIDKFVQPHEISNMQQQVTTADEMLRKGTGAGSDYLGWIDLPKNYDKEEFSRIKAAAEKIQTDSEVLVVIGIGGSYLGAKAAVDFLNHSFYNVLPKEDRKQPQVFFAGNSISSTYLTDLIEVIGDRDFSVNIISKSGTTTEPAIAFRVFKEMLEKKYGKDEAKKRIYATTDKAKGALKEEANAQGYESFIIPDDIGGRFSVLTAVGLLPIAASGADIDALMQGAADAADAYSSDKLEENEAYQYAAIRNALYRKGKTTEILVNYEPNLQYFSEWWKQLFGESEGKDQKGIFPASANFSTDLHSVGQTIQDGQRNIFETIIKVNKAKHTLVIPTTTDDLDGLGYLQGKEIDFVNTKAFQGTLLAHTDGDVPNLLVTIPETDAYTLGYLMYFFEIAVGISGYLNGVNPFDQPGVEAYKKNMFALLGKPGFEDLAKELNARL, encoded by the coding sequence ATGGGACACATTAAATTTGACTATTCAAAAATCGACAAATTTGTACAACCACATGAAATTTCAAATATGCAACAGCAAGTAACTACTGCAGATGAGATGTTACGCAAGGGGACAGGAGCAGGAAGCGACTATCTAGGTTGGATTGACTTGCCTAAAAACTATGATAAGGAAGAATTTTCTCGTATCAAAGCTGCGGCAGAAAAAATTCAAACGGATTCAGAAGTTTTAGTCGTTATTGGCATTGGTGGATCATATCTAGGTGCTAAAGCAGCGGTAGACTTTTTAAACCATTCATTCTACAACGTACTTCCTAAAGAAGATAGAAAACAACCACAAGTTTTCTTTGCCGGTAATAGCATTAGTTCAACGTACTTAACTGATTTGATTGAAGTAATTGGAGATCGAGATTTCTCTGTAAACATTATTTCAAAATCTGGTACAACAACAGAACCAGCTATTGCTTTTCGTGTTTTTAAAGAAATGCTAGAAAAAAAATACGGTAAAGACGAAGCTAAGAAACGTATTTATGCAACAACAGATAAAGCAAAAGGCGCTTTAAAAGAAGAAGCCAATGCACAAGGATACGAATCATTTATTATCCCTGATGATATAGGTGGGCGTTTCTCAGTGTTAACAGCTGTAGGTTTATTGCCTATCGCAGCAAGTGGAGCCGATATAGATGCTTTGATGCAAGGTGCTGCTGATGCAGCTGATGCGTATAGTAGTGACAAGCTAGAAGAAAATGAAGCATACCAGTATGCAGCGATTCGAAATGCACTTTACCGTAAGGGTAAAACAACAGAAATATTGGTTAATTATGAACCGAACTTACAATATTTCTCAGAATGGTGGAAACAGTTATTTGGTGAATCAGAAGGAAAAGACCAAAAAGGTATTTTCCCAGCAAGTGCAAACTTCTCTACTGATTTACATTCAGTCGGACAAACCATTCAAGATGGACAAAGAAATATTTTTGAAACCATCATTAAAGTAAATAAAGCTAAACACACATTAGTCATCCCAACTACGACTGATGATTTAGATGGACTAGGTTATTTACAAGGAAAAGAAATAGACTTTGTTAATACAAAAGCTTTCCAAGGAACGTTATTGGCCCATACGGATGGAGATGTACCTAACTTACTTGTTACCATTCCTGAAACAGATGCCTACACATTAGGATATCTAATGTACTTCTTTGAAATAGCAGTAGGTATTTCAGGTTATCTTAACGGAGTAAATCCATTCGACCAACCTGGAGTAGAAGCATACAAAAAGAATATGTTTGCTTTGCTAGGTAAACCAGGATTTGAAGATTTAGCAAAAGAACTAAACGCACGTTTATAA
- a CDS encoding GNAT family N-acetyltransferase, whose protein sequence is MTKRVMIHQAKPKDTPYIKAMLQQAAQWLQTKGSKQWSGILKGEDRHNTSEAIERGEVFLGTVGNQTAGMFVLWSRQSEWDEMFWEKDPSEAYLYLHRLTVQRSFSGQGISKQLLVEAKAYAKKKGFAAIRLDCVADNAYLNRLYQDADFICIGKKIDIMADGVKKDFHLYQCDLG, encoded by the coding sequence ATGACTAAAAGAGTGATGATACATCAAGCTAAACCAAAGGATACACCTTATATCAAAGCCATGTTGCAACAGGCTGCGCAATGGCTTCAAACTAAAGGATCAAAGCAATGGAGTGGGATTTTGAAGGGTGAGGATAGACACAATACTTCAGAGGCTATCGAACGTGGAGAAGTTTTTCTTGGGACGGTAGGCAATCAGACGGCGGGGATGTTTGTTTTATGGAGTCGTCAAAGTGAATGGGATGAAATGTTTTGGGAAAAGGACCCAAGTGAAGCGTATCTGTATTTGCACCGCTTAACTGTTCAACGCAGTTTTTCAGGACAAGGCATATCAAAACAACTCCTAGTCGAAGCGAAAGCCTATGCGAAAAAGAAAGGTTTTGCAGCGATTCGATTAGACTGTGTTGCGGATAATGCTTATTTGAATAGATTATACCAAGATGCTGATTTTATTTGTATTGGAAAGAAAATAGATATTATGGCAGATGGTGTAAAAAAAGATTTTCATCTCTATCAATGTGATTTAGGTTAA
- a CDS encoding divergent PAP2 family protein, translating into MAILSNFPLIAALTAIIFAQLIKIPVAFLLQRKTTWGLATSTGGMPSSHSASVSALITALALQEGVNSPFVAIASTFGMIVMFDSMGVRRQSGEQGILLNHLILDFQNLSNKVLRITHESDTTKSPQKETHLKEYLGHKPIEVFFGILTGIGVAFVIRKILITFGL; encoded by the coding sequence ATGGCAATTTTATCAAATTTCCCTCTTATCGCTGCTTTAACAGCGATTATCTTTGCACAACTTATTAAAATTCCCGTCGCCTTTCTTTTGCAGCGGAAAACCACTTGGGGATTAGCTACTTCAACTGGAGGTATGCCTAGTTCTCACTCAGCGTCTGTTTCTGCTTTAATTACAGCTTTAGCTCTTCAAGAAGGAGTAAATTCTCCTTTTGTAGCGATTGCCAGTACTTTTGGAATGATTGTGATGTTTGATTCTATGGGTGTTCGCAGACAAAGTGGTGAACAAGGTATTTTATTAAACCACTTAATACTTGATTTCCAAAATCTCAGCAACAAAGTTTTAAGAATCACACATGAATCTGACACCACAAAATCACCTCAAAAAGAGACTCATTTAAAAGAATATTTAGGCCATAAACCCATCGAAGTGTTCTTTGGAATTTTAACTGGCATTGGTGTGGCTTTTGTCATTAGAAAAATTTTGATTACATTTGGTTTATAG
- a CDS encoding peptidylprolyl isomerase yields the protein MTQFSQLSTEVADNEKTATIKTNMGEVKLKLFPDVAPKTVENFLGLAKKGYYDGVIFHRVIPEFMIQGGDPTGTGMGGESLWGESFEDEFSNEAFNLYGALSMANAGPGTNGSQFFVVTAPKVPANMLSQLEGAGYPAEVIEAYKANGGTPWLDFKHTVFGQVVEGMDVVEAIQKVKRGPQDKPVNDVVIESIELA from the coding sequence ATGACTCAATTTTCACAATTATCAACTGAAGTAGCAGACAATGAAAAAACAGCAACCATTAAAACAAATATGGGGGAAGTCAAATTAAAACTTTTCCCAGATGTAGCACCTAAAACAGTTGAAAACTTTTTAGGTCTAGCAAAAAAAGGCTATTATGATGGTGTTATCTTCCACCGTGTTATTCCTGAATTTATGATTCAAGGTGGCGATCCAACAGGTACTGGAATGGGTGGAGAAAGTCTTTGGGGAGAATCTTTTGAAGATGAGTTTTCAAATGAAGCCTTTAACTTGTATGGCGCGCTTTCAATGGCAAATGCTGGACCTGGAACGAACGGAAGCCAATTCTTTGTTGTAACAGCTCCTAAAGTGCCAGCTAATATGCTTAGTCAATTAGAAGGAGCAGGTTACCCTGCAGAAGTGATCGAAGCTTACAAAGCAAATGGCGGAACACCATGGTTAGACTTTAAACATACCGTATTCGGACAAGTTGTTGAAGGTATGGATGTTGTAGAAGCTATCCAAAAAGTTAAACGTGGTCCGCAAGATAAACCTGTAAATGACGTTGTCATCGAATCAATCGAATTAGCTTAA
- a CDS encoding MalY/PatB family protein, translated as MIESLSHLTYTKKETNVIILLYYKGSAYMDYSFDEVIDRKDSLGIKWNNLGQLFGSEEVLPMWVADMDYANPQPILDSLQQVLDSRILGYTAPPDSLYNAIIHWQKERHQMALTKDEILFSPGVVPSIALIIQALTNEQDAIMIHDPVYTPFSTMIQLNKRRCIRSTLLIENNQFKMDFEEIEKQLFEEQVKLFILCNPQNPGGRVWSKQELITLADLCKKYDVLMISDEIHGDLIFSPHQFTSLVTLKPSYQNFVITLSAATKTFNIAGVKLSMIYVQNPTLYKQINHYQECIEHSGLNTFGYVATETAFTQCGPWLEHLLETLSENLAMISNFFDHELPQVTYMKPQGTYLFWFDCSSLGLTDEELMNRFIHVGKIALNSGVAYGPGGSQYMRLNFAAPKVLLQEGLKRIKLTFER; from the coding sequence TTGATAGAATCGTTATCTCACTTAACGTATACTAAAAAAGAGACGAATGTCATTATTTTACTATACTATAAAGGAAGTGCTTATATGGACTATTCATTTGACGAAGTTATCGACCGTAAAGACAGTTTGGGGATTAAATGGAATAATTTAGGCCAACTATTTGGTTCTGAAGAAGTTTTACCAATGTGGGTAGCGGATATGGATTATGCAAATCCACAACCTATACTTGATTCTTTACAGCAGGTTCTCGATTCTCGTATTTTGGGCTACACTGCTCCTCCCGATTCTCTTTATAACGCTATTATTCACTGGCAAAAAGAACGCCATCAAATGGCATTAACAAAAGATGAAATCTTATTTTCGCCCGGAGTTGTACCAAGTATAGCTTTAATTATCCAAGCTCTTACAAATGAGCAAGATGCTATTATGATTCATGATCCTGTTTATACCCCTTTTTCAACTATGATTCAATTAAACAAACGTCGTTGTATTCGTTCTACATTATTAATAGAGAACAATCAGTTTAAAATGGATTTTGAAGAGATAGAAAAACAACTTTTTGAAGAACAGGTGAAATTATTTATTTTATGTAACCCTCAAAATCCAGGAGGACGTGTTTGGTCCAAACAAGAATTAATCACGCTAGCTGATCTCTGTAAAAAATACGATGTTTTAATGATCAGTGATGAAATACATGGCGATTTAATTTTTTCACCGCACCAATTTACTTCATTAGTTACTTTGAAGCCGAGTTATCAAAATTTTGTCATTACACTATCTGCTGCAACCAAAACATTCAACATCGCGGGTGTGAAATTGTCAATGATTTATGTCCAAAACCCAACACTTTACAAACAAATTAATCACTATCAAGAATGCATTGAGCATAGTGGTTTAAATACTTTTGGTTATGTCGCAACAGAAACTGCTTTCACCCAGTGTGGACCATGGTTAGAGCATTTATTGGAGACTCTCAGCGAAAATTTAGCTATGATAAGTAATTTTTTTGATCATGAGTTGCCGCAAGTAACTTATATGAAACCACAAGGAACCTATTTATTTTGGTTTGACTGCTCTAGTCTAGGATTGACGGATGAGGAATTAATGAACCGTTTTATCCATGTAGGTAAAATTGCCCTAAATTCTGGTGTTGCTTATGGTCCTGGCGGTTCACAATATATGAGGCTAAATTTTGCAGCTCCAAAAGTGCTTCTCCAAGAAGGTTTAAAACGAATTAAACTTACTTTTGAGCGATAG
- a CDS encoding ROK family protein: MIYGAIEAGGTKFVCAVSDEQGELKEKVSIPTTTPEETLGQVFAYFDSFELSAIGIGSFGPIDVNPASSTYGYVTTTPKTAWKNYDFLGAIRNRYAIPVGWTTDVNAAALGELKKGAALGLSSCVYLTVGTGIGGGAVINGELLSGYGHPEMGHIMVRLHPDETFAGCCPYHGNCLEGIAAGPAIEQRYGKKGDELADDSAVWEMEAYYIAQALMNYTLVLSPERIVLGGGVMKQAQLFQLIRQEFEKLMGGYVELPSLEEYIVPPALGDNAGITGCLLLAVEQLAK, translated from the coding sequence ATGATTTATGGCGCAATTGAAGCAGGCGGAACGAAATTTGTCTGTGCAGTAAGTGATGAACAAGGAGAACTAAAAGAGAAAGTTAGTATACCTACAACAACACCAGAAGAAACGTTAGGACAGGTTTTTGCTTATTTTGATTCCTTCGAGTTATCAGCGATAGGAATCGGATCATTTGGTCCGATAGATGTTAATCCAGCTTCATCTACGTATGGTTATGTAACAACGACACCAAAAACGGCTTGGAAAAATTATGATTTCTTAGGAGCAATCAGAAACAGATATGCCATTCCTGTCGGTTGGACAACAGATGTCAACGCAGCTGCTTTAGGGGAACTGAAAAAAGGAGCAGCATTAGGCTTGTCTAGTTGTGTTTACTTAACGGTTGGGACAGGTATTGGCGGCGGAGCTGTTATAAATGGCGAACTATTATCAGGATACGGTCATCCAGAAATGGGACACATCATGGTTCGCTTGCATCCAGATGAAACTTTCGCAGGATGTTGTCCTTACCACGGTAATTGCTTAGAAGGTATTGCCGCTGGTCCAGCTATTGAACAACGGTACGGGAAAAAAGGAGATGAGTTAGCAGATGATTCAGCCGTTTGGGAAATGGAGGCTTATTATATTGCCCAAGCTTTAATGAATTATACATTAGTTCTGAGTCCTGAAAGAATCGTTTTAGGTGGGGGGGTAATGAAGCAAGCACAACTTTTCCAATTAATTCGTCAAGAATTTGAGAAACTAATGGGTGGTTATGTTGAATTGCCTTCATTAGAAGAATACATTGTACCGCCAGCTTTGGGTGACAATGCCGGTATTACTGGATGTCTATTATTAGCTGTAGAACAACTAGCAAAATAG
- a CDS encoding CvfD/Ygs/GSP13 family RNA-binding post-transcriptional regulator has product MDYKIGMIVKGRITGIQPYGAFVSLDKETQGLIHISECTHGYVKNLNEVLTVGDVMDVVILDIDEYTKKISLSLRVLEERTHFQYHSKKRKYRQEKTDRDGFDTIRELMPQWIKEAKTDEARQIN; this is encoded by the coding sequence GTGGATTATAAAATTGGAATGATTGTTAAAGGTAGAATAACAGGTATTCAACCTTATGGTGCATTTGTTTCTTTAGATAAAGAAACACAAGGATTGATTCATATTTCAGAATGCACACATGGATACGTAAAAAATCTGAATGAAGTTTTAACCGTTGGAGATGTAATGGATGTCGTCATTCTAGATATTGATGAATACACGAAAAAAATTAGTTTATCGTTAAGAGTATTAGAAGAACGAACTCATTTTCAGTACCATTCTAAGAAAAGAAAATACCGTCAAGAAAAAACGGACCGAGATGGATTTGATACTATCCGTGAATTGATGCCACAGTGGATCAAAGAAGCCAAAACAGATGAAGCAAGACAAATAAACTAA